Proteins encoded in a region of the Thunnus maccoyii chromosome 4, fThuMac1.1, whole genome shotgun sequence genome:
- the tnnc1a gene encoding troponin C type 1a (slow) encodes MNDIYKAAVEQLTDEQKNEFKAAFDIFVQDAEDGCISTKELGKVMRMLGQNPTPEELQEMIDEVDEDGSGTVDFDEFLVMMVRCMKDDSKGKTEEELAELFRMFDKNSDGYIDLDELKMMLESTGEAITEDDIEELMKDGDKNNDGKIDYDEFLEFMKGVE; translated from the exons ATGAACGACATCTACAAGGCAGCG GTTGAGCAGCTGACAGACGAACAGAAAAATG AGTTCAAGGCCGCCTTTGACATCTTCGTACAAGATGCCGAGGACGGCTGCATCAGCACCAAGGAGCTGGGAAAAGTGATGAGGATGCTTGGCCAGAACCCCACAccagaggagctgcaggagatgaTTGACGAGGTGGATGAAGATG GGAGTGGCACGGTGGACTTTGACGAGTTCCTGGTCATGATGGTGAGGTGCATGAAGGACGACAGCAAAgggaaaacagaggaagaacTGGCAGAGCTGTTTCGCATGTTTGACAA GAACTCAGATGGTTACATTGACCTGGACGAGTTGAAAATGATGCTTGAATCTACAGGAGAAGCAATTACTGAGGACGACATCGAGGAGCTGATGAAAGATGGGGACAAGAACAACGATGGCAAAATTGACTACGATG AGTTCTTGGAGTTCATGAAGGGAGTGGAGTAA